The sequence CAACAACTGAAAGACTGATGCTATAAACAGAATTCAGTTTTCTGTTAATAAAAGGAGTAGACTTCCCCATTTATGTTTAAGTGACAGTGCCATCTATAGACCAAACACACATTTGCCATAGTCTGCTTGTGATAACGGGGTCACCCACGTTAGGTCTTTGATCTCTAGTCCAGCTGCCTTCACAAAACAGGGTTGCCTCTGAGCTCAGAACAGATTTCTCAGAGCATTATCCTGTTGAGTCTTGGAAACCTCCCCAAATGAATACTACACAGCCTCCAGGCAGACTGTTCTATTGCCTgactctcttcacaggggaaaaGTATTGATTTCCTTTTGACCAATCTGAATTTCTCATTTCAATTTATGCTTTGTTTCATGTTCTCCTGCTGCACACCACTATGAaggcctggctccatccccatAGGTACTGAGGAACTACTGTTGATTCCCCCCAGTCTTCTCCAAGTTGAGAAGCCCCCTTCCTTCACCCTCTCCTCAAATGGTAAATGCTCTTGTTCCCAGGCAGTTTGGAAGCTCTTTGCTGAAATCATTCCAGTTGTttgatgtctttcttgtgctggggaacAAAACTGGATGTAGAAATTAAATGTGTTCCAACAAGTGCTGGCACCTAAGACATAAGCCCTTCCCTTGATCTATTGCCTGTGGTCCTCCTTGCTGCCAAGGCATACGACTGGCTGCccactcctgcagagctgctccccagcctagGCTGGTGCTTCCTTTCCTGGGGTAGCACTTGCATTTGTCCTTGCTTATTGTCATAAGTTGCCATTGGCCTGTCCCTCCAACACATCTAAGTTACCCTGAATGGCAGCCTGATCCTCCAGATTATCCATTTGCTCCCTTTATTTAGTGTCATGTGCAGATTCAATGAACTTGAACTCCACCCCTTCCTCCAGGTAACTGGTAAAGATACTAGACAGGATGGGGCCCGGGAGAGACCTCAGTGGTACTTGCTCCAGGTAGGGTATGGCACATTAAGCACTACTCTCCAAGTCTCATCATCCAATCACTCTTTTACCCATCCACTTTTTCACCCATCCAGGCCATCATGTCCAAACTTGGTTTCACGGATATTGTGGGAGAGTGTCAAATGCCTTGCCAAAGTCCAAATgaattttcctttctgctctcccCTTTTCACAGATCCACTCTTTTTATCACAGTTAACTGCTTCTTTTAATTAcgaaaagaaaatataaaagggTTTTTTTACCAGGGATGGTTTCATTAACAGTTATTTGCTAGTTTAAGACTACACAGTAACAGGAATAGAGTCTGTATCCTGAAAACAATAAAGGagcattttggttttattgtaAATGGGTTTACAGTTATGCTAATTGCCTACTCTTGACCAGCGTACTTGAATAGGCACAAACTAACTaccagtgaatcacagaatggtaggggttggaagggacctctgaagatcatctatgCACTACCTAATCCTGAAATCCTTAGCATAAACTTAAGCTGGAGGATTCGTCAAATGTCTGACAAAGTATCAGATAACTTGTCACTGTTGCCTCAGGACTTTCACCTTTTAACACTTAGCCCCCTGAACACAACAGAAACACAATATATTTAGTGAACCTTGGCACAGCAACTTCTTAGTTAGAGACCTGTGGGTTGTAAACTTGTAAAATTACTGCTTTTAACAGCATTGAGTGTAAAccatgaagagaagagaagagaagagaagagaagagaagagaagagaagagaagagaagagaagagaagagaagagaagagaagagaagagaagagaagagaagagaagagaagagaagagaagagagaagagaagagaagagagaagagaagagaagagagaaaagaaaagaaagaaaagaaaagaaagaaaagaaaagaaaagaaaagaaaagaaaagaaaagaaaagaaaagaaaagaaaataaaagaaaagaaaagaaaaggaaagaaaaggaaagaaaaggaaagaaaaggaaaggaaagaaaagaaaaggaaagaaaaggaaaaggaaaggaaaaggaaaggaaaaggaaaggaaaaggaaaggaaaaggaaaggaaaaggaaaggaaaaggaaaggaaaaggaaaggaaaaggaaaggaaaaggaaaggaaaaggaaaggaaaaggaaaggaaaaggaaaggaaaaggaaaggaaaggaaaggaaaggaaaggaaaggaaaggaaaggaaaaggaaagaaagaaaagaaaagaaaagaaaagaaaagaaaagaaaagaaaagaaaagaaaagaaaagaaaagaaaagaaaagaaaagaaaagaaaagaaaagaaaagaaaagaaaagaaaagaaaagaaaagaaaagaaaagaaaagaaaagaaaagaaaagaaaagaaaagaaaaggaaaatataagATACACTAAGTTACTGCAAACATCTTTCCAGGATTTAAATTTGCAAGTCAGGCATCAATCCAAGTATGAAATTCATGCTTGCAGCCCATGGTTTCTTTCACTTCTGTCAGACCTGCATAGTGTAACACATAGTTTTACTCCAGTGCATCCCAGGGTTTGCATTTAAGGCTTGCAATGCTTTTGGAATATTCCAAATGATTTTGGTGGGGTTTCTTCCTTACCACTATGAATCTCAATCTGCAAATGTTTCTTGTTCCTGGCTTAAACCTGCTAGTCTCCCTTATTTTCTTGGCATTATACATGAAATAGCACCATTGTATAATATTCCTGTAACTGTTCATTAACCGAAATCTTAAAAGTCACATTTCATTATTTCTCTCAGGCAGACTGTTGCATAACATGAAGGATCAAGGTCAAATGATATATGAAGAGCGATTTTGGATTCACTCAGATCATTGTCTTCAATTTCAATTCCTTTTTCACTGCCTTCCAAAAAATATGACAGATTCTGgacattttttaaaatgggTCTGTAGCATCCAGGTATATTCAGCTGTAGTGAAGGCACTCTGAATTTGCACATCTGCAGCTCATCCTTAGAAAGTCTTTCATGGTACCATTGCCCAACTTTGTTATTGGGATACTTGATACTATGTCCCACCATTGGAAGAACGACcttcaaagagaaaaataaaacaacaaacataGGTGAAATACAGCCCACTAATTCACCTTTAAATGTGATTACTATTTTAAATGTGTCTAAATCTTGAAACAGTGAAAGAACAGCTTCTTGTGAAAGGAAACTGTGCAAGGCAGGTACGGGGGATGTaattaaagcagaaaaataaacaatgtATCAAGATTCCTAACACAAACTAGAAATGTACTAACATGAAATTCCTTGCATGCTGGAAATGAAAGAGCAATAAATACATTACTTTGCCTATGTAAGACTTCACAACTACATCTTCTGAACTTTCCACAGTTAGAAGGTCATCTACTCTTGAATGTTTTTCCCAGCAGATTGAAAAAAATTCAAAGTATTTACATTCAGCTTCAAGATAAATATTGCTATACTGCACATGATGCTGTACTTACTTCCATTACAAAGCAAATACTCTTTTCTCCTGTTTGTTATGAGAGTGGAGATTAGTTCACATGTATTTAATGTGCATTCTGGCAAGGAAGAAGCCTGCCCTAGTTAACTTAAACACacaattttaaaaacaaaatcattTGAGTCAAACAAAGAGATCAACAACTCAGAATTTTTCATGCAGACTTACTTGGTTTATAGAGTATTTGTTAGCTGACTCTTCTGGAGCAGTGACTACATGAACCTGACAAGACAATTTTGAAgttaaatgaaaagaaaaaccaccacaaaactttaaaaaaataaacaagtttATTTTAGGAACTATGCACTGTGCTCCCAAACTCATAAAGGACTCTAAGGTTATTTGAGTAGTACAAGGACAATAATCTATTTCAGaaatcagtcatagaatcaataaggttggaaaagacctcaaagatcatcaagtccaacctgtcaccacagacctcatgactactaaaccatggcaccaagtgccacatccagtcccctcttgaacacctccagggacggtgactccaccacctctctgggtagcacattccaatggctaatgactctctctgtgaagaactttctcctcacctcgagcctaaacttcctctggcaagtttgagactgtgtcctcttgttctggtgctgattgcctgggagcaagagaccaaccccctcctggatacaacctcccttcaggtagttgtagacagcaataaggtcttccctgagcctcctcttctccaggctaaacaatcccagcttactcagcctctcctcacagggcttgtactcgaggcctctccccagcctcgttgaccttctctggacacgttcaagagtctcaatgtccttcttaaattgtggggcccagaacaggacacagtactcaagctgtggtctaaccagtgttgagtacaatGAAAAATGGTAGAGATGCTCAATATAAAGGAATCTATTTACTGGTAAATGGTAATTAGTAAACTATCACTCCCAACTTACATGCTTTGAGTTTGAAGTTAATTGTGCCAATACAATCTTGTGCTAGATGAGCAAGAgtaaaaatacaacaaaaaatGGTTTTTTATTAAATAGGAATATACCTATCTTAAACTCAACAACTCCCTACTGAATTTGATacctctgcttttcattttctttggtcTACTCAGTTACATCATTTTTAGCTTTGTCAATAAAGTAAAATAGTTTAATGaatgaagcaaaataaaagcagtaGAATATGGTCTGAGTATGTATTCAAGTGcattaagctttttttttccccttgttatTTTTAAACAAGAACTATTTTGTGAAGACTCACCTTGTCATTCAGGGAAATGTTTTCTCCACTTTCTTCCAAGAAGACAAGATCACCCTCAACAACTTGTGAACCATAAATCTTCAGCCTATAGGATGCTGCCTCATTCCAAATTTTACTGCAATAAGCATGGACGTAGAATATGCGCATGGAATGAGGAATGCTGAGCCAGCCTTTGGCACAACCTTCGTGGTTTACACCATAGCGATTTAGAGCTCGTAGCAACATCTTCTCTCTCACTTTAAATTCTGGCAGCATCGTCAGTGCACCCTTTGCATCTTCtgatacaaacaaaaaaaacaaccagatCAGTAACCCTTGAATTTCCAAATATTGcctgccaggaaaaaaatactctgAAGAAGATTAAATTATCAGGTAGGGAAAACTGGTGTCAGTTTAAGCTCTTTATGCTGACTTTCAGGTTACTATTGTCTTTCCTTCAACGTGTCATGTAACACAAAGCTCATCTTATACACCTATCAGTGCAGACCCATAAATGCTATTCTATTTCATGCAGTAAAAACTAAACTGTGGTTCAGTTATTCAGTGTAGTTTTCTGACCTTGTTCAAATTGTTCTGTTTTATGTACTTTTCTCATCACAAGTGATTACCTGACAAAGGCTTTTGCATAGCCATTTACCTTTTGCTTTCAGGAAAAGGCAAGCAACTGTTTTCAGAGTCCACATCAGTGTTTTTTTATACATCACCCAGCAATGCACAGCACAAAATGGTTCATCTTATCTTGTGAAATGAAACACTTGTGTCTCTTGAAGCTATGTATCACAGTGCAAAGCAGGTTAATAGATGTGGAATATTTGAAAAGTAAATTTGAAATCAAGAGCAACTCCAACTTTTTAGTTTTGGAGAGAAAGTTGAATGTTAAAAACAACAAATTTGACAAACATTACATTTTACTCAGCACGTTTCTGCCTTTGACATCTTTTGTTGATTTTAGCTCAAGACGGAAAGAAGGTAGATCTCACAGGAAAGCACAGAAGAGATACATGATTAAATGATGTAAAAGCAAAGCCCAAAGGTGCAAAAAACCAAGAGCTAAGATTCTTACAGAAACCTCAGAAAATTAGATGCTCACATGCATTAAGTGCTGAATAGGAGGCTGGATGCCTCATTTCTGTGTATTTCCTTTATTAGGGAGAAGTTTATATTCCACAAGCAGACAGATGGAAGGAGGCCAAAACTGCTTTGATAAAATTATCTTAGCCTTTTCCAGCATTATGCTATACAGCATTTATGAGTACACTGCCTTGCACCTGAAGTACATCAGTCTTCCACTATTTTGCACATTTAGGGCCCCATCTAAGTTTTAATTGTGCAGCTGTACTGAGTTTCATAGCATAAGCTGTAAGTGGCATAAGGCAGCAGCTAAATAAAAAGTATCTGTGCAGCAACATCTTGCCCCCTCACAATACTGACCCCAAATAAACACACAGACAATTTAACTGGACATACCAGTTTGAAGAAAGTATCTTTTTGCATTATTTACAGGGTCATCAGTATCTTCAGGTGTGAAGAATAACTTCACAGCTTTCACCTTTAAAGaacaatattatttttttttcacttaaatGTAATTATTTATCAACTAAACAGACAAACATGCATTCAATTGTATATCAACATATTCTGTATGCACTCAAAATTATCTGAGTTCTTTAAGGTCAAAGTCAAATACTCCCTTTCACAGAAGATGCCATGAATAGTAACCAATATTTTGTTTCAGGCTAAAGACAGGAAGACAGGTTTCAGTTGCACAGAAGACACAACACAGGTCTTAGAGCTCTGTAAGAAATCAGTCATCCTTCCTGCACATCCAGTTAGAACTCTTCCACTTTGTAACGCCATCATTCAACCCTGAACAGCGCggatccttctttccctcctgcgTGTTTCATGAAAGATTTAGAGTGTAAACTTTCCACAGTCTTACACAGAGGGGCAACAATCTTTATCTTTTAATAACCTTTGTTATTTACAGCACCAGCAAAGCCACACAATTTGCTAGCACTTTAACCCATGGCATCTGGCTCCTGTCCTCCTCTGTACTGGActgtgcaagcacacactggcacattttttaatataaatagTAGTTTCTACATGTTTTAAATTGAAAAGTAACTGAGTTAAGACTAGAGATTTTAAATCATTATTCTTCAGGGACTGGCACCTTGTAGCAGCTGCTAGCATATCAGAACTCAAAATGCCAGATCCATCAACAGTAACTTTTATGGGCTGCTCTCAAATCTTGATTCTTCTTATATCTGGAGGGTAGGTTTTCCTGACTTTTCTCTGAATCAAAACACAATTAGAAGAAAAGGATATTCAAGTAGTAGTGTTTGATCCTGTTTTAGACCTGTGCCAAGTACTATACCATACACATTGAAAAGCATATGACTCTTATCTTCTGTATTATTGCTTAAGAAATAACTTCTTCTTAGCTTACATGGGAGAAATTGCTCAGAACTAAGACTTTGGGAAAGTAGCCAAGGAATAATGGAAAGCAGCATTTTCTTCTATGTGGCACACAAAATAATGTGGTACTGAAAAAGCAAATCCTTTCATACGATCCCATGTAACATCTTGTGACATTTAAAAGAAGTATATAGACCTCCAGCAGAATAAAGAGGCTACAAGTTAGGAAGCAATCAGGACCACGACTAAAATTTGTGTAAGGATTGCTTCATTTTAATGAACTAAGCTGCATCTTCTGTTCAAAAGAGAATTTTTGTTTCATATTAAGATCTTCATGCTTATGCTATTGTCAAAACTGATCTTGCAATTACTTCCAGCACACATATGTATTTATCTCAAAAATAAAACTGTTCACTGGTTAGACCAACTCCAGTGCTAGAGAACTCAACATTAATGTGGCATTAACTTGACAGCAGCTACTTATATTACAAAACTAAAATACCATCTTTTCATTCAGTAAAGCCAATCCTATTTGATCCGTCTGAACATTTTGACCTTGTCCAAATCGCTGAGGTCCATAGTAATTCACAAACCCTTTTGTCTGCAACAATAAAGAATAGATATGTTAAAAGTGTGCAAGCACTTTTAGGTAGGTACAATTAGTATGACTAAGCATACAACACATTCATCTGCATTTACACCCCAAATGCATACAAActgggtgtgggtttttttcattgagAAGTAATATGGAACAAAACTGTAACTGATGATTTATTATGACATTTTAGAACCTAAATTAGAAATATCTcaaaagataattctaaatatatttttctaaatatctgcagtgtgcccaggcagccaagagggccaaaggcatcctggcctgtgtcaggaacagtgtggccagcaggagcagggaggttattctgcccctgtacactgcactggttaggccacaccttgagtactgtgtccagttctgggcccctcagtttaggaaggatgttgacttgctggaatgtgtcctgaggagggcaacaaggttggtgaggggcttggaacacaaaccctatgaggagaggctgagggagctggagttgcttagcctggagaagaggaggctcaggggagaccttattgctctctacaactacctgaagagaggatttggacaggtgggggttggtctcttctcccaggcaaccagcaccagaacaagaggacacagtctcaagctgcaccaggggaggtttaggctggaggttaggaagaaattctacacagagagattgcccatttgAAtgcgctgcctggggaggtggtggagtcaccatcgttagagttgtttaggaggagacttgatagggtgcttggttgcatggtttagttgattaggtgggttggataataggttggacacgatgatcctgaaggtctcttccaacctggcttattctattctattttaaatatataaaaagatatttctgctctggcaggggtgtcagactagatgatctttcaaggcctcttccagcccctgaaattctgtgataaCCAATTCTATCACCGTCTTCACTGtcataaaacaaaaaaataggtAAATGAAACTAACTTCTTTCTATATGGGTAGTTACTATCAGTTATGTAAACACAACCATAGTTCAAGTTAAAGTAACTGAGCTTTTCCTAAGTGCCTAGTGATGAAACCTCTACTCAGGCAAATGTGGCATAGCACAGGTAATGAGCAGTAACTGCTGTTGGatattttttcttaaaaacaCTAGTCTTCTTTTCACATGAGCCCATTTGTATTACTATTAAAATAGTAAAGACTATGAGTGAGTACTTCTGCTAACTGGGCTTTTAAATCTGATGAGCTGCAGGTCACAGGTGAGCAATAATCACAGCCATGTGATCCAATGAGAATCTCCTTGTCTAGAAAATAGCAAGTGTGCATGGAGTAGACAAGAGCAACACACATGGTATTTCTTTTGGAAATGGTTATTCAGTTCAAATGACAAACCCTTGGTTTGGAAATCCGTAGGTGCCATAAGCAATTTTGTTCTCATGGAAGACCAAGAAATCCATATTTTGGATTAACACACATGCTTGTTTTGTTATTCATCATCTGACCAGTAAACTAAAATTAATTAAGGAAGACAAGTTTTTGTTAATTTgccaaacagcaaacaaaaactcagatggagcagagagagaagtgcACTGAAGCACTACTGCTTTTACTATTGCTTTTTTCAGTAAGATTCATTTCCAACATAAATGTAACATATTTTGCTTTTTCATACTGGGTAGTTTTCAATAGAGTCTTTAATCCTGGATTAATCCTCCTGAAGTAATTTGCATTATGGTTATTActcagaaaaatgaagaaaattaataCTGCACAAAACACCTGTATTTTGTGCTTTCCATGATTTGCTTTCACTTTTCACATTGGTTTAAGAATGGTCTCATGATGGTTTTTCTCTTCAGATATTAAGGATAACAGCAATCAAAATCCACTGAATTTCAGAGGCTATTCTTTCTCCCCTACAGACGTTTCACGTCTTAATGCTAGAAAGCCAACCATACATGTTCCTCACACGACCAAATAAAGCAACCTGTTGACCATGCAACTATATTATTTTGCCCTGTCAACTGCCATAGTGAAATACATCACTTTGGTTTGCCTTAGATCTATGCAGCAATATCTCCTATGTTCATTCTCATTTTCCATCTGTCTTGCTGTACCACTCTGGGGTCTATAGTCTTTAACACAGAACTAATTCAGTTATAAACCCTCCTTGGAATGCAACTTAATTCCTGTGATTGCTTAAGTAATGCAGGAAAGACATAAAATGGCCAAAAGCATCAAAATGGGGAAATAGTGCCATTATTGTACTACTGCAAGCATTttccttaaaatattttttgtttggttttttttttacagcagaGAATGAAAACTCTTAATTATTGGCAACCACGAAGCTTTTTTACCTTTACATTTTCCATTGCTTCAGATATTCTGTCTTTCAGATCTGCAGAAGAGTCATCACTGTGACGTTTGAGATCTCTCACCACTATATCAAAGTGATTGCCTTTCAGCTGACCAAGTCTAAGGTGCTGGAATGTGGAATGTATGTTGTGTATTCtcattccctttttttccattttgcttccaaTTTCTTTCAACCTGCAAAAAATAAGTGGAAGAAATTATGAAACATCCTCTACTAAGGCTGTCCAGCTTCTAATAAATGGCTTCTTCACCTTTGCACTAAAATTAAAACCACTTTGATTTTAAAAAGATTGTTTCCAGAAAATCTATTAAATGCAGAGATAGAATtcttaaaatttagttacagccCAGAAATACTTCATTTGCACCTATATTCATTAGCTCAACAGATACTGGAATGAAGCAATTCACTGAATGTTCCCAAGCCAGCCACACAGAATTTTGCCTTTTGTTGCTGTTGAAAAACAAGCAGTTTACTCTTCAGTCCTAAAAATCTGCTTTTCAttgaaataaaaaacccaaaccaaccaaccaaccaaaaaaccccaagccaaacaaacaaaggaaaaggaaaagtaatGTGCTCTAGAAGACTCCCAAACACAATTGCTCTTTTTTGGTCAGCCTTAACAACAACAAACTCAGCGCACTGATTCTCTGGGTGTGCTTACACATGCTTGTAATTGGAAACACGGCTGACAGTTGAAATATTTGCCCTTAAAGATATCTATCCAATTTCTTTGCTCTCAAGTGTAAGCACTAGTCATTCAAATAAAAGGCTACTTTCAGCATAGGAGCTTATACTCTAAgcaatgttttaaaaataaagaatttaTGAAGTTATTTATATTCCCTTTTATGGTAGTAGCTTGGAAGCACTTAACTATTTTGCTTAACTATTTAAATATTAATGCAAATTTTTAATGACTTCTTGAACAACTGGCCCAGTTTGCAGTGGTATTTTGCTACTGATATATATTATGCTAGTAATTTGTCCTAATTCCTAAAAACATGaattctcctttcttttgtctGTCAAGTGTACTTTGTTGCTGAGACCAAAACGTACCATAGAATCAAAACTGACGAAGAAATGAGCTATGGTTTTGTCTCCAGCAATTTTTAAATGTTACTAGGCAGAACTTCATAATTTTGATTCATTTTTTTGCCCAATCTATTAGCTACAGACATTAACAAAGACTAGAAATGGAAAGGCACATCTTGTATTATTGACACGTTATTACAAATGTATTTTCCACTCTCAGGTTGACGACACCTTCTTCACTTAAGTGTCATGTTTCTAAACGGGACAATAGGATAGAACTTAACAAGCAAAGACATCATCTGTCCAAAGTACATTTGTAATGACTGACTTTTAGTTTTGTAGCTTTTAAGTTTTAGTTTAAAGCTTTTAAGTTGCCTGTGAACCTCAAGCCAATGTACAGCTCTAGATGTACATTGTATATACAATGCTAAGCTGTATATGCCCTAAAGCCACAAAACATTAGAGCCATttccaggagaagggaaggcacaTCAATAAAAATGCTTCAGAAGACCAAACCACATCAAAACTTATAAACATACAAACCCGTGTGCTAAATGGGATGCACCCAGACTGTAAATACCTCTCAGGAGTCACCTTCTTCACAACCATAGGTTGGTAAGTAATAGCCTTCTTATCTTTGATGCCAGTGTAACTGAAGTCTGAAGGAAGGACACCAAGTTCAGCAGCCAAAAAGCCAATTGCTTCTAGCGTTTCTAGATTTTCTTTCTGAAGGGTGAAAGCTGAAACAATCAATCATCTTAGAATGATCAGGAATTTTCACTTCTAAGTCATATGGGTGTTCTGTCATGACAGATAGGCAGGTTCTTCCCTTCAAACTGTAATAACATGGAAACTGCAAAGAAATAGCCCTCCAACACCACAAAAATAAAGGAACTTTAACTTTTTCAGTATTGAAAAAGACACAGGACACAAAACTCAAAAAGCCCAGAAGCCCCTGCTGCTTTTATAAATAGCGTTAGACAAAATGTAACATGATTCAATCAACTCTTATGGACTCATTGCTAGAAACATTCTTTATATCAGAAACTAACTGCTTTAAGGAATGTGATCGTGAACCAAATTTGGCCTTATTAATTTGTTCAATATCTGGATGCATCTTCTAAAATGCTCCAGTTACAATGAAGGCAAAGCTAGCACCCAGGGAGCAACAGGGATACAAGCAAAAGAACTGTGGTCATTATCATGGAAAAGTTCATGTAAAATGATGCAGTAACTTCATTCATTCATCTCATTCCTCACTGATGTAACTACAATGCAGCAACAATTACTTTTTTCAGCATAAACAATGGGTCAATCAGGCTTATTGATCATAGAATAATGATCACGAGTCTCAATCTTACTAAAGAACACCGTAACACCTGTCACTTCCACTAAAAATGTAGTATTTACCTGTATAAAGATCTTGTTTTTCCTGGAAACCACCACCAGACCTCTTTCTGGGCCAACTTTTTTCTCGAAATCGTACTGTTATTGACATATTTGACTGATCATTGACATCTGTCACTGTAAAAGACTTTGTTTCTAAAAGTTTTCCAAACCTTCTATTGATAAAGTGGTGAACTACTTTTCTGTGCTCTTTGTTTCCATCAGGCTCGAAGGAAAATGTAGAATTTTCTACCTTTGCATCTAGAAATTTAAAGAAATCACTCGTTTCCTTTTCAGTCACTAACTGGCAAAGTTCTCTGTAATCAGCATTTCCTTTTACAATCATCTCATTGTCCTTTGTAACAGTGATTAGAAAGGGGAATTTCTGCCTAACAGCACTGTGTAAATCAGCTCGATTTTTCTTGTCTAATACAGGTCCCAGGGAGAACTCCTCAGTGCTAGGATCAGCGTTACTTTCCGAATCCCACACGTCCTTCAGATGGCAAGCAAATTTATGAAGCAGTTCGCTCTTGGGTTTGCCCAGTAAGGACTCAAAAACACTGTCTTCTTCGAGGCCAGattccagctcagcatccccCTCACGGCGTGTCTCGTTGGGGGATGCGGAACACTCACTTCCTGCCCGGCCTGGGTGGCGCTCCGAAGGGCTGGGGACGCTGCCACCGCCACAGCCCTCGGCACAAAGGCCGGCAGGCTCCGTTCTGAGTTTtttgggctgctgcaggcacaggctaCTTTGTTCTGTCAGCGCTTCGCTGTTTTTGTGAAGTGATTCAGCCCGGATATCCCTAAGTGCGTGCTGGGGCATCTCGATTTCTGTCACTATGAAGTCACT is a genomic window of Dryobates pubescens isolate bDryPub1 chromosome Z, bDryPub1.pri, whole genome shotgun sequence containing:
- the PUS7L gene encoding pseudouridylate synthase PUS7L, which translates into the protein MLLSFSYVTDHVGFSGTIKNSPSDFIVTEIEMPQHALRDIRAESLHKNSEALTEQSSLCLQQPKKLRTEPAGLCAEGCGGGSVPSPSERHPGRAGSECSASPNETRREGDAELESGLEEDSVFESLLGKPKSELLHKFACHLKDVWDSESNADPSTEEFSLGPVLDKKNRADLHSAVRQKFPFLITVTKDNEMIVKGNADYRELCQLVTEKETSDFFKFLDAKVENSTFSFEPDGNKEHRKVVHHFINRRFGKLLETKSFTVTDVNDQSNMSITVRFREKSWPRKRSGGGFQEKQDLYTAFTLQKENLETLEAIGFLAAELGVLPSDFSYTGIKDKKAITYQPMVVKKVTPERLKEIGSKMEKKGMRIHNIHSTFQHLRLGQLKGNHFDIVVRDLKRHSDDSSADLKDRISEAMENVKTKGFVNYYGPQRFGQGQNVQTDQIGLALLNEKMVKAVKLFFTPEDTDDPVNNAKRYFLQTEDAKGALTMLPEFKVREKMLLRALNRYGVNHEGCAKGWLSIPHSMRIFYVHAYCSKIWNEAASYRLKIYGSQVVEGDLVFLEESGENISLNDKVHVVTAPEESANKYSINQVVLPMVGHSIKYPNNKVGQWYHERLSKDELQMCKFRVPSLQLNIPGCYRPILKNVQNLSYFLEGSEKGIEIEDNDLSESKIALHISFDLDPSCYATVCLREIMKCDF